One genomic region from Anabaena sp. PCC 7108 encodes:
- a CDS encoding MFS transporter: protein MDSFPVEIAASLNLEISQIDSSPIVLSPSAQPNNQFPKNAIRTSLQASTADAIFSGIFSLTTGGILLSNLLVELGASPFIFGMLYSIPMLVNLIQPLGAYFSERTTSRFQYSLLTYGTSRLLWLILVIGIVGVNYGVVNSQQLIILTLLIVCFSHFLGGLGSASWLSWVAIIVPRRLRGRYFGIRNSAASLTNLVCVPLTGFAVSHWYGGTIQGYGVVLFVGIILGIMGLGCQYFKIDVNPKLQNTFHANSSPEITASIPISQNYVTENMQQNSNFWRFLLYFSLWILSINLSAPFFNFYLLEILNLDVSWVTVYVSIQAGANLLMLILWGKLADKIGNRPILIVIGILVAVTPLLWLLIGNSSLTFWLWLPLLHIFIGGTGAAIDLCNNNMMLGIAPSKNQSIYFAIAAAAAGVTGALGTTIGGFIAQFPQFGGLLGLFALSSICRLAALIPLIFVQEKGNR, encoded by the coding sequence ATGGATTCTTTTCCGGTTGAAATAGCTGCATCTTTAAATCTAGAAATTTCTCAGATCGATTCATCACCAATAGTTCTTTCTCCTAGCGCACAACCTAACAATCAATTTCCTAAAAATGCAATTCGTACCAGTTTACAAGCCTCTACAGCAGATGCTATTTTTTCAGGAATTTTCTCTCTGACTACTGGTGGAATTTTGCTTAGTAATTTGTTGGTAGAGTTAGGTGCGAGTCCATTTATATTTGGAATGCTATACTCAATTCCCATGCTGGTGAATCTTATTCAACCCTTGGGTGCTTATTTCTCAGAACGCACTACTAGTCGCTTTCAATATTCGCTTCTAACTTATGGAACTTCTCGCTTACTGTGGCTGATTTTAGTAATTGGTATTGTTGGTGTCAATTACGGAGTTGTTAACTCTCAGCAATTGATAATATTAACATTATTAATTGTTTGTTTTAGCCATTTTTTGGGAGGTTTAGGCAGCGCATCTTGGCTGAGTTGGGTAGCAATAATTGTGCCTCGGCGTTTGCGAGGTAGGTATTTTGGAATACGTAATAGTGCTGCCAGCTTAACAAATTTAGTTTGTGTACCTTTGACTGGTTTTGCTGTATCACATTGGTATGGTGGCACTATTCAAGGTTATGGAGTAGTTCTATTTGTAGGTATTATTTTAGGAATAATGGGGTTAGGTTGTCAGTATTTCAAAATTGATGTGAATCCCAAATTACAAAATACATTTCATGCCAATTCATCACCAGAAATAACTGCATCAATACCCATTTCTCAAAATTATGTGACTGAAAATATGCAGCAAAACTCTAATTTTTGGAGATTTCTGCTTTATTTCAGTTTATGGATACTATCGATTAATCTTAGCGCCCCATTTTTTAATTTCTATCTACTGGAAATATTGAATTTAGATGTGAGTTGGGTAACTGTTTATGTCAGTATTCAAGCGGGGGCAAATCTACTGATGTTAATTCTGTGGGGTAAACTAGCAGACAAAATCGGTAATCGTCCAATTTTAATTGTGATTGGGATTCTGGTTGCAGTTACCCCGTTGCTATGGCTTTTAATTGGTAATAGTAGCCTGACATTCTGGCTATGGTTGCCACTATTACACATTTTTATTGGTGGTACTGGGGCAGCAATTGATTTATGTAATAACAATATGATGTTAGGAATTGCCCCATCAAAAAACCAATCTATCTATTTTGCGATCGCTGCGGCTGCGGCTGGAGTAACTGGTGCGTTAGGGACAACAATTGGTGGTTTTATTGCCCAATTCCCTCAATTTGGAGGTTTACTAGGGTTATTTGCCCTTTCTAGTATTTGCCGACTCGCTGCACTTATCCCACTAATTTTTGTTCAGGAAAAAGGGAATAGGTGA
- a CDS encoding ABC transporter ATP-binding protein, producing MAKELAISTRGLTKQFERHIAVNDVDLEIQMGEVYGLIGPNGAGKTTLMRMLAAAEEPTTGEIYINGNRLLRDHSNPTLKRHLGYLPDDYPLYDDLTVWDYLDYFARLYRLREPRRTQRLHEVLELIQLGNKRNSLISTLSRGMKQRLSLARTIIHEPILLLLDEPVSGLDPIARMQFREIIKALREAGMTILISSHVLSDLAELCTSVGIMELGFLVESASLQQLYQRLARQQILVSTLGNIDTLVSQLKNHPLVEEWEVLPSKNSVRVNFSGKEEDCADLLRSLVSTGIPLTDFHCTQEDLETIFLKLGHKQAS from the coding sequence ATGGCAAAAGAATTAGCAATTAGCACCCGTGGACTAACTAAGCAATTTGAACGACACATTGCTGTCAACGACGTTGACTTAGAAATCCAGATGGGAGAAGTTTACGGATTAATTGGCCCCAATGGCGCGGGCAAAACAACTCTGATGCGGATGTTAGCTGCTGCGGAGGAACCAACTACGGGTGAGATTTATATTAATGGTAATCGCTTACTGCGAGACCACAGCAATCCCACCCTCAAGCGTCACCTGGGTTACTTACCCGATGATTATCCACTCTATGATGATTTGACAGTCTGGGACTACCTAGATTATTTTGCCCGTTTGTATCGTTTGCGGGAACCGCGACGCACACAACGCCTACACGAAGTTTTAGAACTCATCCAACTTGGTAATAAACGTAACAGCCTGATTTCTACCCTTTCACGGGGGATGAAGCAGCGCTTAAGTTTAGCCCGCACTATTATTCATGAACCGATTTTATTGCTGCTAGATGAGCCTGTTTCTGGACTTGATCCCATTGCGAGAATGCAGTTTCGGGAAATTATTAAAGCTTTGCGAGAAGCGGGAATGACAATCCTAATTTCTTCCCATGTTCTCAGCGATTTGGCTGAGTTATGTACTTCAGTGGGAATTATGGAATTAGGCTTTTTGGTAGAAAGTGCTTCACTGCAACAACTTTATCAACGTCTGGCTCGACAGCAAATTTTAGTCTCAACTTTGGGCAATATAGATACATTGGTGAGTCAACTAAAAAATCATCCTTTGGTGGAAGAGTGGGAGGTGTTACCTAGCAAAAATAGTGTGCGGGTGAATTTTTCGGGGAAAGAAGAAGATTGCGCTGATTTATTGCGATCGCTTGTGAGTACAGGCATTCCCTTAACTGATTTTCACTGCACCCAAGAAGACCTAGAAACTATTTTCCTTAAATTAGGTCATAAACAAGCATCATAG
- the leuB gene encoding 3-isopropylmalate dehydrogenase, translating to MTQNYRITLLPGDGIGPEIMNVAVDVLKLVGKRFDIQFEFQTALIGGAAIDETGEPLPSTTLAMCRNSDAVLLAAIGGYKWDSLPSNQRPEAGLLGLRAGLELFANLRPAKILPQLIDASTLKREVVEGVDIMVVRELTGGIYFGKPKGIFASETGERRGVNTMVYTESEIDRIGRVAFETARKRGGKLCSVDKANVLEVSQLWREGISKLASEYPDIELSHLYVDNAAMQLVRSPKQFDTIVTGNLFGDILSDAAAMLTGSIGMLPSASLGASGPGVYEPVHGSAPDIAGLDKANPLAQILSAAMMLRYGLNQPEAADLIENGVLQVLQQGDRTGDIMSLGMNLLGCRAMGDALIQILEAK from the coding sequence ATGACTCAAAACTATCGCATTACCCTACTCCCTGGTGATGGCATTGGCCCCGAAATTATGAATGTAGCGGTGGATGTGCTAAAACTTGTAGGGAAGCGCTTTGATATTCAGTTTGAATTTCAAACAGCCTTAATTGGCGGTGCAGCAATTGACGAAACAGGTGAACCCTTACCCTCAACTACCTTGGCTATGTGTCGCAATAGCGATGCTGTATTACTCGCTGCGATTGGTGGTTACAAATGGGATTCTCTGCCTTCTAATCAGCGTCCTGAAGCGGGTTTGTTAGGGCTGCGGGCGGGTTTAGAACTATTTGCCAATTTACGTCCAGCCAAAATTTTGCCCCAGTTAATTGACGCTTCTACCTTAAAACGAGAAGTAGTGGAAGGTGTGGATATTATGGTGGTGCGCGAACTCACGGGCGGGATTTATTTCGGTAAACCCAAAGGTATTTTTGCTAGTGAAACTGGAGAAAGACGTGGTGTAAATACAATGGTTTACACAGAATCAGAAATTGATCGTATTGGGCGAGTAGCTTTTGAAACAGCACGAAAACGGGGTGGAAAACTCTGTTCTGTGGATAAGGCTAATGTTTTAGAAGTATCTCAACTGTGGCGAGAAGGAATAAGTAAGCTGGCTTCAGAATATCCAGATATTGAACTATCTCATTTATATGTAGATAATGCTGCTATGCAGTTAGTACGCTCTCCTAAACAGTTTGATACTATCGTTACCGGGAATTTGTTTGGTGATATTCTGTCTGATGCGGCTGCGATGCTGACTGGTAGTATTGGGATGTTACCTTCTGCGAGTTTGGGAGCTTCTGGCCCTGGTGTATATGAACCTGTTCATGGTTCCGCCCCAGATATTGCCGGACTTGATAAAGCTAATCCTTTGGCACAGATTTTGAGTGCAGCGATGATGTTACGCTATGGGTTAAACCAGCCAGAGGCGGCGGATTTGATTGAAAATGGAGTGTTACAAGTTTTACAACAAGGCGATCGCACTGGGGATATCATGTCTTTAGGAATGAATCTGTTGGGTTGTCGTGCTATGGGCGATGCATTGATTCAAATTCTAGAAGCAAAATAA
- a CDS encoding extracellular solute-binding protein, producing MNKSKWLYFWGLLITVAIIVISCHHLPPSKSSVTIKLSGWGGSPVEQKLLKQVLQDFEVKHPNIKVKYEVISDQYMDVIKTRLIGEAAPDVFYLDALEAPFLMSQNVLEPLDNYITPEFDLADFEENLLNSFKYQKHIYGLPKDYSTLALFYNKKAFSKAGLDSPPNTWNELRSYSQQLTGKLNKYGFGESPELARQAYKIKAYGGKIVDKKGNATFASESGLKGLNLVIDQYQKERTSVLKSDVGASSGSDMFGQGKVSMVIEGNWAIPYLQETFPQIDFATAEVPTINNKKGTMVYTVAYVMNKQTKHKQAAWKLISYLTGKEGMEKWTGKGFALPTRKSVAEKLGYDQDNFRSALVAGVDYATPWQVGKYPAAIANNFDNQFISALLGEQPLNQAMLRAENNANQQIKMME from the coding sequence GTGAACAAAAGCAAGTGGTTATATTTTTGGGGATTATTGATAACTGTGGCTATCATTGTTATCAGTTGTCATCATCTACCACCCAGTAAATCATCAGTGACTATTAAACTCAGTGGTTGGGGTGGTTCTCCTGTAGAACAAAAACTTCTCAAACAGGTATTACAAGACTTTGAAGTTAAACATCCAAATATCAAAGTTAAATATGAGGTCATTTCTGATCAATACATGGATGTAATTAAAACTCGCTTAATTGGAGAAGCCGCACCAGATGTATTTTATCTTGATGCCTTAGAAGCTCCTTTTTTAATGAGTCAAAATGTCTTAGAACCTTTAGATAATTACATCACACCAGAATTTGATTTAGCAGATTTTGAAGAGAATTTACTGAATAGCTTTAAATATCAAAAACACATTTATGGACTGCCTAAAGACTATTCAACCTTAGCCCTATTTTATAACAAAAAAGCTTTCAGTAAAGCAGGTTTGGATAGTCCCCCAAATACTTGGAATGAATTACGCAGCTATTCTCAACAATTAACAGGTAAACTTAATAAATATGGTTTTGGTGAAAGTCCAGAATTAGCACGTCAGGCATATAAAATTAAAGCTTATGGCGGGAAAATAGTTGATAAAAAAGGTAATGCTACTTTTGCTAGTGAATCTGGGTTAAAAGGCTTAAATTTGGTAATTGACCAATATCAAAAAGAGCGAACTTCAGTTTTAAAATCCGATGTTGGTGCTAGTTCTGGTAGTGATATGTTTGGTCAAGGTAAAGTATCAATGGTAATAGAAGGAAATTGGGCTATTCCTTATCTGCAAGAAACCTTCCCGCAGATAGATTTTGCTACCGCAGAAGTTCCTACTATTAATAACAAAAAAGGGACGATGGTTTATACTGTTGCCTATGTGATGAATAAGCAAACAAAACATAAACAAGCAGCTTGGAAATTAATTTCTTACCTCACCGGAAAAGAAGGAATGGAAAAGTGGACAGGTAAAGGTTTTGCTTTACCAACTCGTAAATCTGTAGCCGAGAAATTAGGGTATGATCAAGATAATTTCAGGTCTGCTTTAGTTGCGGGTGTTGATTATGCTACTCCTTGGCAAGTGGGGAAATATCCAGCCGCAATTGCGAATAATTTTGATAATCAATTTATTAGTGCTTTGTTGGGAGAACAGCCGTTAAATCAGGCGATGTTGAGGGCGGAAAATAATGCTAATCAGCAGATTAAAATGATGGAATAG
- a CDS encoding calcium-binding protein, translating into MTRYVGDDNQNIIVGTNDNDQFLGLLGDDNLDGREGNDTIKGGAGNDVIFGGNDGDAIYGEAGDDTIYAGEGRDVLNGGTGNDTLYGEGGDDTYIVDSLGDVVSEDNVSGGDAGGIDTVRSSVSWTLGHNFEYLVLTGTDAIDGTGNGLNNIIKGNSADNILSGGAGNDTLEGNAGNDTIYGGDGRDVLNGGTGDDTLYGGAGDDTYIVDSLGDVVSEDNASGTDTVRSSVSWILGDNVEYLVLTATDSINGTGNELNNIIKGNSADNVLSGEAGNDTIEGNEGNDTLYGGTGNDRLTGGVGSDIFGFNNFSEGVDTITDFNVADDFIQVSAAGFAGGLTAGLFDAGQFTIGSAATSSDQRFIYNSATGQLFFDADGNGSGAQTQFAKLSTGLALTDANFSVIA; encoded by the coding sequence ATGACACGTTACGTTGGCGACGACAATCAAAATATCATTGTTGGAACAAATGATAATGATCAATTTCTCGGTTTACTGGGAGATGATAACCTAGATGGTCGAGAGGGTAATGACACGATCAAAGGTGGTGCAGGTAACGATGTGATATTCGGTGGTAATGACGGAGATGCAATCTATGGTGAAGCTGGTGATGACACAATCTATGCCGGTGAAGGGCGCGATGTTCTGAATGGTGGCACAGGTAACGATACCCTCTATGGTGAAGGAGGAGACGATACTTATATCGTTGATAGCCTAGGAGATGTTGTTAGTGAAGATAATGTTTCTGGTGGTGACGCAGGCGGTATTGATACAGTCCGATCTTCTGTGAGTTGGACTTTAGGTCATAATTTTGAATATCTCGTCCTTACAGGCACAGATGCCATTGATGGTACTGGCAATGGATTGAACAATATTATCAAAGGTAATAGTGCCGATAATATCCTCTCTGGTGGCGCTGGTAATGACACTCTGGAAGGTAACGCTGGCAACGACACAATCTACGGTGGTGATGGACGTGATGTCTTAAATGGTGGTACTGGCGACGATACCCTCTATGGTGGAGCAGGTGACGATACTTACATCGTTGATAGCCTAGGGGATGTTGTCAGTGAAGATAATGCTTCTGGTACTGATACAGTTAGGTCTTCTGTGAGTTGGATTTTAGGTGATAATGTAGAATACCTTGTCCTCACTGCCACCGATAGCATTAATGGTACTGGCAATGAATTGAACAATATCATCAAAGGTAATAGTGCCGATAATGTCCTCTCTGGTGAGGCTGGTAATGACACTATTGAAGGTAACGAGGGTAACGACACCCTCTATGGTGGTACTGGCAACGATCGCTTGACTGGTGGTGTTGGCTCTGATATCTTCGGCTTCAATAATTTTAGTGAAGGTGTTGATACCATTACTGACTTCAACGTAGCTGACGACTTTATTCAAGTATCCGCTGCTGGTTTTGCTGGTGGTTTAACCGCAGGTTTATTCGATGCTGGTCAATTTACCATTGGTTCAGCTGCGACAAGCAGCGATCAGCGATTTATCTATAACAGCGCTACTGGCCAACTATTTTTTGACGCAGATGGAAATGGTAGCGGCGCTCAGACACAATTCGCTAAGTTATCGACAGGATTAGCTCTCACTGATGCAAATTTCAGTGTTATTGCCTAA
- the accD gene encoding acetyl-CoA carboxylase, carboxyltransferase subunit beta codes for MANNEESRGLKSLFDWFANRRKPGSSSLDRQEREIADGLWHKCSKCGVLTYAKDLKANQMVCVECGHHNRVDSDERIRQLIDANTWKPLDEHLRPTDPLQFRDRKPYSDRLRETQEKIGLIDAVKTGLGQINGLPIALGVMDFRFMGGSMGSVVGEKLTRMIEQATQRRYPVVIICTSGGARMQEGMLSLMQMAKISAALQRHQDARLLYIPVLTNPTTGGVTASFAMLGDVIIAEPKATIGFAGRRVIEQTLREKLPEDFQTAEDLLKHGFVDDIVSRTQLKNTLAQLIALHQPLPTTPNMVLWETMSLSSTAAE; via the coding sequence ATGGCGAACAACGAAGAATCACGCGGTTTAAAGTCTCTGTTTGATTGGTTTGCTAATCGCCGTAAACCTGGTTCTAGCAGTCTAGACCGACAAGAACGTGAAATTGCTGATGGACTGTGGCACAAATGCTCTAAGTGTGGTGTTTTAACTTATGCCAAAGATTTAAAAGCCAATCAAATGGTCTGTGTTGAATGTGGTCATCATAATCGGGTGGATAGTGATGAGCGAATCCGTCAATTGATAGATGCAAATACATGGAAACCACTGGATGAGCATTTACGCCCCACTGATCCTTTACAATTTAGAGATCGTAAACCGTACAGCGATCGCTTGCGGGAAACTCAAGAAAAAATCGGTTTAATAGACGCAGTCAAAACAGGCTTAGGTCAAATCAACGGTTTACCCATCGCTTTAGGAGTCATGGACTTCCGGTTTATGGGTGGTAGCATGGGTTCTGTTGTTGGTGAAAAACTCACCCGCATGATTGAACAAGCTACACAACGCCGTTATCCTGTAGTTATCATTTGCACTTCTGGCGGTGCAAGAATGCAAGAGGGAATGCTGTCATTAATGCAAATGGCGAAAATTTCCGCAGCTCTACAACGCCATCAAGATGCCCGCTTATTATACATTCCCGTGTTAACAAATCCAACCACAGGAGGCGTTACGGCTAGTTTCGCAATGTTAGGTGATGTTATTATCGCCGAACCTAAAGCTACTATTGGTTTTGCTGGAAGACGCGTAATTGAGCAAACCTTACGGGAAAAATTACCCGAAGATTTCCAAACGGCCGAAGATTTACTCAAGCATGGGTTTGTGGATGATATTGTATCTCGTACCCAATTAAAAAATACATTGGCACAGCTAATTGCTTTGCACCAACCTCTACCAACTACACCAAATATGGTTTTGTGGGAAACAATGAGTTTGAGTTCAACAGCTGCGGAGTAA
- a CDS encoding carbohydrate ABC transporter permease gives MPTILVLGTFVILPILYAVFLSLHKVQLLGDIKYQFIGLSNFTRLIEDEQLGIALKNTAEYVAIVVPSQTILALILAVTLNSGIRGKNWWRILYFLPTVTSSAVLTLIFMWIYNTDGLLNDFLAFFGLPKYNWLGDPKVALKGIMIMNIWSTAPFYMVIYLAALQDIPQTLYEAAALDGANGWDRFISITIPLLQPVTFFIVTVGIIGTFQLFDQSYIFSGGTGGPNNATLTVVLLIYQAVFRNLQLGYAAAIAFLLAAVIITITLIQRRIFGGARM, from the coding sequence ATGCCCACAATCTTAGTTTTAGGTACTTTCGTTATTCTCCCCATCCTCTACGCTGTCTTTCTTTCCCTCCACAAAGTTCAACTTTTAGGCGATATTAAATATCAATTTATTGGCTTGAGTAATTTCACCCGTTTGATAGAAGATGAACAATTAGGAATTGCGTTAAAAAATACAGCAGAATATGTGGCAATTGTCGTTCCCAGTCAAACCATTTTGGCTTTAATTCTCGCAGTTACTTTAAATTCTGGTATTCGTGGAAAAAACTGGTGGCGGATTCTCTATTTTTTACCTACAGTTACATCCTCTGCTGTCCTAACACTCATCTTTATGTGGATTTATAATACCGATGGATTACTAAATGATTTTCTCGCCTTTTTTGGATTACCTAAATATAACTGGTTAGGAGATCCAAAAGTTGCATTAAAAGGCATTATGATCATGAATATTTGGTCAACTGCTCCATTTTACATGGTGATTTATTTAGCAGCTTTACAAGATATTCCCCAAACACTTTATGAAGCAGCAGCTTTAGATGGGGCAAATGGTTGGGATCGATTTATAAGTATTACTATTCCTTTATTGCAACCTGTGACTTTTTTTATAGTAACAGTGGGGATAATTGGCACTTTTCAATTATTTGATCAATCTTACATTTTCTCTGGCGGAACTGGTGGACCTAATAACGCTACTTTGACGGTAGTATTGCTAATTTATCAGGCTGTATTTAGAAATTTACAACTTGGATATGCTGCCGCTATTGCATTTTTACTGGCAGCAGTTATCATTACTATCACTTTGATTCAACGGCGCATTTTTGGAGGCGCAAGAATGTGA
- a CDS encoding A24 family peptidase: MDILIVVPASIIVFALGTSIGSFINVVVYRLPSGLSVLWPPSRCPQCLNRLKAHDNVPVFGWLWLKGRCRYCKNKISPRYPVVEALTGIMFLITFWVFQFSIWTIGYWAFCSWLLALSLIDLDTMTLPNPLTKSGLILGIVFQMAVGLLSTANWVGLTNHLIAAIAGTVIGLWLFDGISILGSIAFGKAVMGAGDAKLAAMMGAWLGWRYLLIASFMACSLGVLIGGGAIMLSRHQMGQKMPFGPFLALGAVITVFSGQAILSNYLRLFVPVS, encoded by the coding sequence ATGGACATTTTGATTGTTGTCCCTGCGAGTATCATTGTCTTTGCTTTGGGTACATCTATTGGTAGCTTTATCAATGTTGTGGTTTATCGACTACCTTCTGGATTATCAGTGCTTTGGCCGCCTTCTCGTTGTCCTCAATGCTTAAATAGACTCAAAGCTCACGATAATGTACCAGTGTTTGGCTGGTTGTGGTTAAAAGGGCGATGTCGTTATTGTAAAAACAAGATTTCTCCCCGTTATCCTGTGGTAGAAGCATTAACAGGCATAATGTTTTTGATAACATTTTGGGTTTTTCAATTTTCGATTTGGACAATCGGTTATTGGGCTTTTTGTAGTTGGTTATTAGCCCTATCCCTGATAGATTTAGATACGATGACTTTACCAAATCCACTAACCAAGTCAGGTTTGATTTTGGGAATAGTTTTTCAAATGGCTGTGGGTTTACTATCAACAGCTAACTGGGTAGGTTTAACAAATCACCTGATAGCTGCCATAGCTGGTACTGTCATTGGCTTATGGCTATTTGATGGAATTTCTATCTTGGGTTCTATCGCTTTTGGTAAAGCTGTCATGGGTGCAGGTGATGCTAAATTAGCAGCCATGATGGGAGCTTGGTTAGGTTGGAGATATTTATTGATAGCGAGTTTCATGGCGTGCAGCTTAGGAGTATTGATAGGTGGAGGGGCTATTATGCTGTCACGTCATCAAATGGGACAAAAGATGCCTTTTGGGCCTTTCTTAGCTTTGGGTGCTGTCATTACTGTATTTAGCGGCCAAGCTATTTTGTCTAACTATCTGCGGTTATTTGTTCCTGTATCTTGA
- a CDS encoding type II toxin-antitoxin system VapC family toxin, whose protein sequence is MSKFVVDANVGIKWVLPEIHSQAALRLNKPNYQLLVPDFFFPEIANIFWKRVRRGEMTLDDAQNDLELLLELPLQVCLSSPLMPMALEIAVRVQQAVYDCVYLALAVNNDCQMVTADERFYNALSNDKLFSYLCWIEDLQ, encoded by the coding sequence TTGAGTAAATTTGTGGTAGATGCAAATGTTGGCATTAAATGGGTGTTACCCGAAATCCATTCACAAGCAGCATTACGTTTAAATAAACCAAATTACCAATTATTAGTTCCTGATTTCTTTTTTCCAGAAATTGCAAATATTTTCTGGAAGCGTGTGCGTCGAGGAGAAATGACCTTAGATGATGCTCAAAATGATTTGGAATTACTTTTAGAATTGCCTTTGCAAGTTTGCTTATCTTCTCCTTTAATGCCAATGGCTTTAGAAATCGCCGTAAGAGTTCAACAGGCGGTGTATGATTGTGTATATCTAGCTTTAGCTGTGAATAACGATTGTCAAATGGTAACGGCTGATGAAAGATTTTATAATGCGCTGTCTAACGATAAGCTGTTTAGTTATTTGTGTTGGATAGAAGATTTACAATAA